CCTCCAGAACCCTATCTTTCAGAGATTTGATCTCAATGAAGCCATTTATCTAGCTGAGAACAAATTCGATGCTCTGCTTAAAGACTACCACGTTTTGAGCGTGCCTAGTTTCGGAAATGTGCTTGCTTTGACTCTTGGTGTAAGTGCCTATATCAATCAGTTCACGGTGTAGTCTACTTAATCTAGTGTCCTCTCTTTTTCTGCATACTGTAGGCCATGAAAGCACAGAACCAGGGAAGCCCATTCCTCAATTGCACTCTGATATCCGCAGCCGCCAGCCATTGCCAGAGTCTGGGATACAACCATGACTCAGGCCACGGCAACTCCTCGAACAGCCGCCGGCTTTTCTGGTGTGTATACATGCTCGAGAAAGAGGTTTCTATGTTCTTTGGACGTGCGTCAGCTCTCCAGGATGCGGATATCGATGTAGCACTGCCGGTGTTTTCTCACAAGGAACCCGTCGAGCGCTGGGATCGGCTGTTTGAGGCTGGAATCAAACTGGCGAAGATACAGAAACGCATCTATAACGATCTCTATTCGCGGAAATCGCTCAAACTAGGCCAAACTGATCGTGAGAACAAAATTCATGATATCGTGCAGAAGGCTCATCATTTTTATGATAATAATCGGGTACGTGTATTATGCCCTCGGCTTTTACTACGGATTGATAGTTACGTGCCTAGTCTAATGCTTGTCTAACTGCTCCACAGATGTACTACACACTCACATTATCAGACGGTAGGGACCGGTTGCTTAGACTAGCAGGAGACATACTAGAAACCAAACGGTCTGCAACATTAACCATACTGCTCCGGGCACCCAGTTCTTTGAAAGTAGGCCAAACGCATATCAGACCAGAGTGTTTCAAGGCCGCTCGCACTACATTGAAGCTCTACCTACATTGTTCCAGGGCCTGCGAGCTGGGAGGACTTTCGTCTGAGACAGAAAGGTATAGAGACTGGTTAGACTTCACTTTACAATCATTTCTGGTATAATTATTGCATGCCTAACATTGGGACTACACAGGGGTCTCCTATCATGCATCTTAACGCCATTCATTGTAATAACGCTACACGCCATCGCATCCTCAAGCGCCGAGGACATCACCCTCCTCAACGATGTCGTATCAACTCTAGAACAAATCCGGGTTGTTTCACCCAGCAAGTCCTGCGAAAAGCTATACAAACTCACCGCCTCATTCGCTAAAGCCGCAAGCGGGTTCGTTCAGCGTCGCGAGTCCATTCACTCGGTATCTAGGTGGCGGTATAGCCGGCAGGATGATTCACTATCCCTTGCAAGCATGGACAGAGAAGCAAGTACGACTAAAAGCCTGCTGAAGGACCGTCCGGGGTCATCGGTATTTACTCGCAATACGGATGAGGGGTCACTATTTCAGCAGGTTATGGATGAGGATATGCGCGACGTTGTTGGCGGGGACGCGGAGGAGCTGTTTCGGGTACTGGAGGGGTGTACGGGTGGTGGGTTAGTTTCTGTGCTGGACGTTTTTGGAGGAGGGTTTTTGGATGCCTAAAAACTGTATATTTCCACTTAGGCAGCTACGTACATAAATGGTTTTTTTTATGGGAATTCATCTTTATATAAACACAGCACTAAGTACTGACAAACTAGGCAGGCGCTACGGTAATGCAAATTCGAGAAGGCGCGACCTGAGATGAAAGCAAGGGAAGGAGCACCTGGAGGTTGCACTTTCCTTGCAGATATTAGAAACATACACGGCGCGTTTTGGGAAGCTCAATGGGCCGCGGGCGTTGTGTAGGTTAGGAAAGACCATAGCTCTAGATTCGCTCTTGCCGAAAGCATTGCACAAGTAGTTTAGCGAGATCCATAGTGGTAGCACATAAGGCAGGTGAGAAGTACTTCTATTTTGcattatttattttacaAGATAGTACATATCAAGAATCATAGAGAAcgttagtatataaataaccAATTCAGCCGCCTGCTCTCGATAAATTCAAGAACAGCTCAAACAATTTTCTAGGGTTATGTCTTTTATTGGGCGCCAGCGCCCAGCGTAGGAGGATTAAACGTCTTCAAattcctcatcgtcctcatcagaCTCCTCTTTCTTAATCTCGGGCTCGGTCTTGATCTTTTTGGTCGCAGGCTCTTCATCCGCCGGCGTCGACGGCGTCCCTGTGGTTGTTTGAGGTGCGCTAGTACCAGAGTCGGTATCAAATTCACGCTTAATGCCGGCAGGGGCACTGGTTGGCGCAGATGTACCGCCAACAGCTGGGGAAGCAGTGTCACTTGCAGAAACACCACCGACATCTTCAAATTCGTCAAAGTCGTCCGAGTCTTCTTCCGCACTGCTGGCATCTTCTTCAGCCTGCAGGGCCTTTTCACGCTCCATTTCTGCGTAGTACGCTGCGACCTTGTCATCAAGGTCGACCAGATTAGGCTTctggtcttcctcctccttgagCTCGGGTTTGATTTTGACGCCATTTTCAGACTTGACGGCCCCGGCATTTCCAGCACCCGTAGAAACGGTCGAGTGAGTATGCCACACGGGTAGCGCGTTTTGTTTCTCCAGGGCGGCCTTGCGGGcggcttcttctttttgttcaGCCGCAGACTTCTCCTCAGTCGAAGTTAGCGAGATTTCGAGAGCACCTGCATCGGTCTTGAGGTTGCCGCGGACAGCTTCCTGCTTCTTAGAAGGCACGACAATAGCTGCCCGAGTAGGGTTAGTGTGCTGGTTCCGAACAACATCAATCTTATGATCCCAAGCGGTGTCGAAGTCGTTTGGAGGAATCTCGACGGAGTCAATCTGCTTTAGCAGTTTCAGCATCCCATCCAACTGAGCCATAAGcttgctgttcttctcgtgGCCAGTGCGGTCAATTCCCTCGCCGCCCTTGACATCTTCCGTACGCTCAAGAATAGCTCCGCAGTTCTGGCACTCGAACCCATCATCCGAATAAAGACTCAGGACATCCAGCTCCGTCCACTCAGTCCCGCATCGCAGGCAAATatattcctttctttcttggCTCGGTGTATATTGCAATTTAATCGTCGAGGTTAACTTGGAGACTTTGTACTTGATAGCGTCGACAACAGGGTGCAACGGGATATAGTAGTATTCACGGTTGACCGGTCGGGTTGATCCATCGCGAATCTCAGCTCGTGTATTACTACATTCGTATGACAGGACGCGCTTCTTGTTAGCCTTCTGCCAAATCGGTATCTAATGTTCAAGGCGACATAGGCAAGCCATACACTGCGATTAGGCGGTCTTCGCGCAACTTGGCGCATAGTTTCCGCAGGTCTTTCTGCTgcatgccgaggaggaaagcgaggtcCTCCGCATGGAGACTGGCCCGCCAAAGATAGTCAGCATACAAAATCTCCTCAGATAATATTCCTTCCTCCTTCGTAGCAGTCTCACATACACCGAATGAATGAAGAGCGCATCGATCACAAGGATGTGGCGGGTCTCGTAGAAGGAGCGGGCCACCGTTCGGATTAAAGTGTTGGCAAGATCCATGGTGGCTCAAATATGACTCCTATCAGATAAGTAAAGCGAACGGGATGTGagtggaagagaggagggtgCCGCCTAGGCGGGAGATCTTGATGTTGCGGTTCCTAGACCTGACTCTCAGACAACCGCATATCTCGTAGTTGTTCAAGCACAGCTGATAGAAAGACCGTGAAGTAGGGGAAAAGGAATTTATCGTATGGGAGAGGTTGCAGCCATCCGCCAGTTTCTTCACTGGTAAAAGTGAGGGCGAGTGAATTAAAGGAAAGACTGGTGAATGACGTCTGGGGAAGAAAGGTAAGAAAGGTAAGGTCGAACTTCGAAAGTTCTTGACGCCTGAGGCAGACATTAGCTTGCCTGGAGCGGAATGGCGCAGCCAGCCCCACACTAATCCCTATCAGGACTAGCCTATCGGAGTGAGAAAAAGACGCCGACtggaagaaaaagatggCAAGCAGCAGTTCACCGATCATTGGCATCAATTCCAATGCGCGCACAGCATATTTTACGGCAGTGGTCAAATCATAGTCTTCTACATACCCGAGGAACCTCGAGAATCCTTCGCTCACCACCTTCACACCGTCTTCCATTCTTTTTTACTCGTCGCGGTTGGAACCACAGCACCAAAATACCATGGACAATAACGCAGGAAGAAGTGAGGGATCCCAAGATGCTGATCGCAAGCCTAAAAGAAGGGATATGGGTAGATCGGAGTGGAGGTATGTTGAGATGCTGGAGAGACCCTGCAATTGTGCGATTTGAGCTAACCGGGCAAGTCGCTCAATGCCAGATAAGAGAGAGCGCAACGAGCGAGCTGAGCAAATAAAACGAAGGAAGCTTGACAACGGAGAGGAGATTGTTGCTCCTGTCTATGCTACCGAATTCTCCCAGGAGGACATCGAAAGCGAGCAGCGACGcccaaagaagaaggttgcCGTGTTGATTGGGTACTCTGGTACAGGGTACAAGGGAATGCAATTGTGCGATATACATAGCACCCCAAACTATACTACTTAATGCTAACCAGCCATAGGAGTACTACTGAGAAGACAATTGAAGGAGAGTTATTTACCGCGTTCGTCGCTGCTGGCACGATTTCCAAAGCCAACGCTGCCGATCCCAAGAAATCGTCTTTCGTCCGCTGCGCGCGCACGGATAAAGGTGTGCATGCTGCGGGGAATGTTGTCTCCTTGAAGATGATCGTGGAAGACCCCGACACTGTCCAAAAAATCAATGAGAAATTGAGTTCTCAAATTCGGGTTTGGGACATTCTAGTCGCCAACAAGTCATTCAGCAGCTATCAGATGTGCGATTCGCGTGTGTACGAATATCTTATCCCGTCACATTGCTTTCTACCTCCGCATCCCAGCACCTACCTGGGGCGAAGACTAGAAGAATATGCCGAGAAAGAAGGCGACTTGGAGGGATACAAGGCGCGCCAGGAAGAGGTTGCGACATACTGGGACGACGTCGATAAAAATGTCCTTCGGCCACTCCTTGAAAGCTTTCCTGAAAACATCCGCAAGCCGGTCGAGAAAGCGCTGCACatcgaggacgaagaggatgtccAGGAAGCCGAGTCAGCAGAGGCTGAACAGGAAGCGCAAAACGCCCCGGCTACCGAAGCCCCGTCCACAGAGAAGTCAGCAGAGCCCTTGAGTCAGGAGGAAGTTGCATTCAGGAAACAGATCTATGAGGCTGTCAAAACCGTCAAGTCCGCTTATCTAAAGGCAAGACGATCATATCGCATCCCTTCTGCACGCCTCGATCGAATTCAACAAGCCCTTGATAAGTACACTGGAACGCGGAATTTCTACAACTATACAATCCGAAAGACATTCAAAGACCCCTCCGCTAAGCGTCATATAAAATCATTTAATCTCAACCGCGAACCTATCATTATCAACGGTACTGAATGGCTCAGTCTGAAGGTCCACGGCCAAAGTTTTATGATGCACCAGATTCGCAAGATGGTCGCCATGGCCACAATGGTTGTTCGGTGTGGCTGCGATCCCGAGCGTATCGTGGAATCCTATGGTTCTTCCAAGCTCGCGATCCCTAAGGCGCCGGGACTTGGCTTACTTCTTGAGCGCCCTGTTTTCGATGTCTACAACAAGAGGGCAGGTGATCTCAAAAAGGATCCTATTGATTTCAGCAAGTATGAAAAAGAGATGAATGAGTTCAAGCAACGTGAAATCTACGATCGTATTTtcagagaagaagagcagacCCATGCGTACGTTGACCCCTTGAAAAAAGCTCGATGGCATGACACTAATTAAAGTTGCACAGCTTCGCCTCGTTCTTCAACCACATCGACCACTATGCTCAAGAGGAGTTCCTCTATGTCACATCAGGCGGTGTTTCTGCGGCCAAAATTGCCCCTGCACCtcaggagcttgaggatAATAAAGATGACGGATCTAAGCCTAAGCGGAAGTCACAGCGAGACGCGCTGGCCGAGGTCGAAATGGAGTCCGAAGATGAGCGTggtggcgaggaagaaggctgaATCGTCCCCTGGAGTAGAGCCCCAGCCCTATAGATTATAATGCATAGCCAAAATCTCAAGGATGTTGCGTTCAAGAAAATCTCTACCTCGTTTAATATTCCATGTTCAGCAGGCCTCCATACCAAATCAACAGCACTGAGGTGCATGGGTGCTAGCCATGACGATTTTATACTTCCGGAGTTTATGTCCTTGTTTGAGTCACAGACCTCGTATGATCACTCTCTCTGTCTTCTCACTTGTAAATACTTGTTTCTCTCCATCCTATTCATTTGTATCTCTGTATCTTCACTTCTGCCGGTATCTCCATTCATATTTGCATACCCACATCCATATTTACTTTCTCTTCGATTCATACAACTCGTATCGCTTCATCTATTCGGACATCTAATCATACGTTTCACCTCTTGCTCTCTCCCATGAAACATTCACTATCTTTTTGGATAACTTTCGTCACCAACAAACGTCCTCAAGTCTCAGGATCACGGTCTATAAAGGTACGATACACAGAGTAAGGCCGTGCGGTTCTCTCCGACAGcattaaatactagtactcAAGCAGAGACATCCCGAGTGAAGGAAACCCCTGCGTTTCCCTCTATAGGGGAGCGTATCAAGGATCAACCCAATTTATATCCAACTAAACACTACAACACCAACATAACCATGGCGGCCAAAATGGGATCCGCACAACTCGGCTCTCTCGCCCGCCTCCCACCAGAGCTCCGGCTATCTGTCTACGAAAATGCTGTGTCTAGCGGCACTGCGCCAGCCCTCATGCGCGCAAGCCGGGCCATCTACAACGAAATCAAACCTCGAATCTACGACACGATCGATATCCATGTTTACCCAGTCCTGGGCGATCCCTTTATCCGAGTTTCCTTCCGCCGTCTAGCAAACGCCAGCTGGTACTTCATGGAGGAAAGCGACTGCTTCCGAGGCCGCGGTGGACTACACGATATCCCATACAACAGTTTTAAGAACACCCGCGTGAACATCTACGCCCGGGACCAGAAGAGCCTCGGCCAACTCGCATACCTGTGGGTGAAGATCGAAGACTTTGTAGGGATCTTGTGGACTCAGCGAACCCTCAAAAACACGAGGCTCGAATTAAACTTGTGCCCCTATAAAGGGCATGTTTGGACTACTCCCCAACAACAAAATCTCGAAGAGCTTAGGGCTAGTTACCTCCGCAACCCCCTCCCACCGTCTAAGACTCGTCCTAACCCCTTCTTGATCGTCCCGTCGCCACGCTGGGACACGGACTTCTTCTGGATCCCCTTCACTCGGCTCTACAAGAGACCTAACTGCCAAAAGCAGCTCTCCGATGGCACAGCCCACAACCTCAAAGAACTCATATGGTCTATTCAGGCCTTCTTAGGGAGCGCGGCAGATGTAGTTCAGGAAAGAGAGGCGGAATGGCTTCGGTCTCGGGTACTTACGTGGAGGACTTTGAAGTATGTTCAGTGTGGGGGTCCACTACCCCCGTCTTTAACGGTTCCGATGATGAATGCAGAGTCGGAGCCTGAGTGTTTGGCCATGTATCTACCTCCTGTGTTGAAGCTCCTTTTGGGTCCGAAGAGCGTTGGAAAGGGTAGATGTTGAATTTgctcgttttctttttctttttttttctctgctTGTGTCTTCTTTTGGAAATTTAGTGGTCATGCATCCTGGTTACTCTCATGTCCTgttttgtatatataccTCATCACGGCTGGGTTGGTTCTGAAATATCTCTCTCCAACTAGATGCAGAAGTAGCAGTATTTACATCTAATGTATTTCTGGAACGGGCCTTCTATTGGTCTTAAAAATTCCAAAACTCGTCTGTTCTGCAAAGCTCACACCATCCGCCATATTCCTTATTTAATGTGTGAATGATCGTATTGAATGAGGTCCATTGGACGTAGTCATCCTATGCCTTAGAACGGGCCATGACTTTACCAATACATTGCCagaataactatattataaacaGGGTATTAGAATTCTATCGGTGTATCCACCACCACTCTACAGCCCTGCATAACCCCCATAACTTCCCTCACAACGGAAGAACAGTCCGCAGCCCCTTCGCCAACCGATGGATCTGGTCCGCATAATACGTCTGCACCCAACGCGTTAGCCAAACTCTTagacgaaaagaaagaggaaaaaaaaggaaagaagaagacatacAGACTCTGCCCCGGCAGAAACAGCAACAATCGGAATCCACTTCGCCCAAAACGGCAGAGTGACCTTGTTCAGCTTCAACTGCGCTTCATCCTCACTAAGACCTTCATCCAAGAACAGTCGCGGGAAAGCAGGGTCGACGGCTGCAGGTCGCCCAATGCCGACGAGATCGCATGCACCTTGGGAGAGGGCGTACTCGGCGCCAGCACGCGTGCGGAACCCGCCTGTTAGCATGAGGACGACGGAGGGGTACCGGCTGCGCACGGCGGAGGCGaattcgaggaagaaggcctctCGGGCGATTGTGCGCGCGGACTTTTGGTGTTGCGCGCCGCCGCTGATCATCTATTCTCCGTATTCTTGTTAGTTTGGCCCTTTTCCTGAGTTCGTTCATCCCTCCCCTCCGGGGAGAGTCTAGTTAGGTCCGTAGAGAGAGTCCTACCTTAGGATCTTCGTAAGTCCCGCCACTAACTTCAAGGAAGTCAATGCCTGCTTCGGCTAGGAGACCTATTTGTGTCATTGTGTCCTCGAAACTGGAGGAGTTGTGATCGGCTGAGTTAAGCTTTATGCCGATGCAAAATGTGGAGGGGACGACCGAGCGGATTTggtggatgatgtcgagGACGAATTTTGCGCGCTTTTCGGCGCTGCCGCCGTAGGCGTCTGTGCGAATGTTGCTCTATTATTCTGCCTGAGTATtcagttctttttttttgttagGCAGTACTTATAGAGTCCATACCTTGGGGTTGAGGAATTGGTCTGCAAACTGTTAGCTGTGTAACTTGCACCAaggttgttggttggttgtcATACCGATCAGATACCCATGAGCACCATGCAATTGAATGCCTGAAAACCCAGCATCGGCCATCAATCGGGCCGTATCGACAAACTGTCGCGTAACGAGATCGATATCGGCCTGCGTCATCTCTCTCGGTGGCGGAAACATAaaccagcccagccagcgcTGCGTGAAGCTATCACCCATGTCTAAGGGAATAGGGCTAGGTGCGATCGTTGAGGCAAACATCCCCTTGCGACCTGCAAAGCGCATTGACTGCCGACCAGGGTGGCAGACTTGGACTACCGTCGGGGTGCCTTGTTCCTGGGCTGCATCGGCGTACTTCTTCCACATCGCGACGAGGTCCTTGTTGGTTTCGGCGTCGGTGTATTCGCCTGACAGTGCAGGGTCAAAGGGCGTTCCTAGGTGGTTCACGTCGACTTGGACATTGCCTATTTCGCAAGTTGTATGCGCATTAGAAAGCGGCCGCAAACGTGTTGGTCACGCAGAGAGGCGAACCTGTCAGGACAGAGCCCCAATTGCCCTTAGCCCATTGGCTATAGACATTGAGGAGCTGCGGAGTAGGGATATTTGAGAACCCGGCCAAACCTTCGGCCATTGCGGCCTGCGCAATGTCAGTACAGGTACAGAGTATTCGTAGTCAGTGCTACACGGGATATTTTTGGTGGGGTTCTACCTTGACGAGGCGGTTAGAAAAAGTCAGCCCACATGGGAGCTTCACAGAATCACCCAAAGACGCCATGCTGGATAGAAAAGGGTTATAATTGACGATTCAAAGAAAGTCATCGAGGACAAGCCGTCGAGATATACGATAAGAAAGCTCCGCCCCAGTCGGCTCGGGGCCACACAGCCGAGGTTTTCTGGCCCGCTCCACTTCCACACGCGGGTGGATCCCAGGGACAACATCTTTGATTCGCAATCAATGGGCTCAGATTGATAATGAGGAATCAGCCGTTTCGAATCATGCAGAAGGCGCCAGACGCCGGAAGCGCGCCCGTCCGGTCCCCGTTTCCTGCGGTGGCAGAGCATCCGGATATCCGCCCTCGGATCGCTGTCGTCCGGACCGAACCCTGCAGATGCCAAAAAGAGGCACCAGGTCCACCGTTGGCGACCCCAGAATTCAGATCTTTGTCTCTTGCGGAAGCTTAAATCCTGCTGCAGAACTGAATCTGCGAATCAGGCGTGGAACCCTGGCCCTGTACCTGAGCCCCAGGGCCCGTTCGGTGCAACCTGGAGCTTCTCCACTCGAGCTGCTCGTGCATTGCGGCTCCCACTGTAGTTGATTATTGGTTGCTAGCATGGTGCTGGATCAGCCATCAAGCCACACTTCACACTAGCCAGTGGCCACCgaccagagtccagactgcCAGGTGCAGGTGGCTGGCGTGGCCTGGTCAGGAGGGGTGGTGGATGATACAGAGTGTAAGGCGGTGGACTTGACGTACGCGAACTACAAACGTACGAAATACATAAGGCACGCAATATTCATAAATCATCCGATTTTATTCAGAACCCGCCGTTTTTTAATGAGCTAACTAATCCTATCCAGAATCGGCATGCAACAATATAAAGATGGCATTAATGATAGCCGCAATCGGCGAAAGGATGGGGTATACAAGAATGACGCGCATCCTTCCAGGTCAAGGAGCGTACCAACGAGACAAAAACGCGCTTCAAATCAGAATTGGGCCAACCTGGACAAGCCAGTATTAGAATCGAGAATAACGAGAAATGCGTGCAACACCGGTTAAGCCGTGAATCACGGGGAGAtaaaaggaggaagaaagaggaaggGAGCAAATGAGTGTTGTCGGTTCTTACAACTTAGCATCATCTGCGGAACCATTCAGACCGATCTGTTGAGGGGCTCCTAGGCTAGACAGGATAGCACCAACTTCCCTCTCAAGGGAGTGGACTTCGGAGTGAGGGTCGTACATGCGACCCTTGATCCAAGCATCAAGggcttcatcatccactGTGCGAAGGGTAGCCTCGCGGTCAACCTTGTCTTCTTGAGCGGCACGGATGACGTTTCGCGCGACGACAACGCTGACCTGACGAATGCGGGTCAGGTCAGGGTAGAGGAGTCCCCGTTCAATCTCTTCTGCAGTGAGAGCCTTGGAGAGCGCCTCACCCGAAGCATAGATCATGCTGTCGGTAACCTTGACGGCCTTGGACAGGATGGTGCCGAGCCCAATACCAGGGAACACGTACATGTTGTTACCCTGCCCCGGGTAGTGCATCTTATGCTCGCCGGCTGCGTTGGTAAAGGACATGGTGGGAAATGGGGAGCCGGACGCGAAGAGAACACGTCCGTCGGTGTTTGTCACGGCAGACTCATAGTCACACTCGGACTTAGATGACGGGTTGGACAGAGGGAAGACAATGGGGCTAGTGTTCCATTCCGCCATCTTGCGGAGGATCTCTGGGGTGAACACACCACCTAGGGTGGAAAGACCCATGAGGATGGTCGGCTTCACATGGTCGACAACGTCCTCAAGAGTCTTGAGCTGTTGACCTTGGTTGTCTGACCGGGCGAAGTAAACCTTGTGATCGGCCAGCTTGTCGCCACGGTCAGCTGTCACAAGCCCCTTGGTGTCGACTAGGTAGAAGCATGATC
This region of Aspergillus puulaauensis MK2 DNA, chromosome 5, nearly complete sequence genomic DNA includes:
- a CDS encoding fungal specific transcription factor domain-containing protein (COG:S;~EggNog:ENOG410PV9W;~InterPro:IPR007219;~TransMembrane:1 (i348-367o);~go_function: GO:0003677 - DNA binding [Evidence IEA];~go_function: GO:0008270 - zinc ion binding [Evidence IEA];~go_process: GO:0006351 - transcription, DNA-templated [Evidence IEA]) translates to MGEIMQAKDISPLPLDLVNAVIQEIQKNRPIFLYTCPLNDVSLVVRLCQSAFSEPTPVSSAHLACTYGALYFVLREFRYLQNPIFQRFDLNEAIYLAENKFDALLKDYHVLSVPSFGNVLALTLGAMKAQNQGSPFLNCTLISAAASHCQSLGYNHDSGHGNSSNSRRLFWCVYMLEKEVSMFFGRASALQDADIDVALPVFSHKEPVERWDRLFEAGIKLAKIQKRIYNDLYSRKSLKLGQTDRENKIHDIVQKAHHFYDNNRMYYTLTLSDGRDRLLRLAGDILETKRSATLTILLRAPSSLKVGQTHIRPECFKAARTTLKLYLHCSRACELGGLSSETERYRDWGLLSCILTPFIVITLHAIASSSAEDITLLNDVVSTLEQIRVVSPSKSCEKLYKLTASFAKAASGFVQRRESIHSVSRWRYSRQDDSLSLASMDREASTTKSLLKDRPGSSVFTRNTDEGSLFQQVMDEDMRDVVGGDAEELFRVLEGCTGGGLVSVLDVFGGGFLDA
- a CDS encoding putative transcription factor TFIIE complex alpha subunit (COG:K;~EggNog:ENOG410PI31;~InterPro:IPR024550,IPR039997,IPR002853,IPR017919;~PFAM:PF02002;~go_process: GO:0006367 - transcription initiation from RNA polymerase II promoter [Evidence IEA]) produces the protein MDLANTLIRTVARSFYETRHILVIDALFIHSVLHAEDLAFLLGMQQKDLRKLCAKLREDRLIAVNTRAEIRDGSTRPVNREYYYIPLHPVVDAIKYKVSKLTSTIKLQYTPSQERKEYICLRCGTEWTELDVLSLYSDDGFECQNCGAILERTEDVKGGEGIDRTGHEKNSKLMAQLDGMLKLLKQIDSVEIPPNDFDTAWDHKIDVVRNQHTNPTRAAIVVPSKKQEAVRGNLKTDAGALEISLTSTEEKSAAEQKEEAARKAALEKQNALPVWHTHSTVSTGAGNAGAVKSENGVKIKPELKEEEDQKPNLVDLDDKVAAYYAEMEREKALQAEEDASSAEEDSDDFDEFEDVGGVSASDTASPAVGGTSAPTSAPAGIKREFDTDSGTSAPQTTTGTPSTPADEEPATKKIKTEPEIKKEESDEDDEEFEDV
- the PUS1_1 gene encoding pseudouridine synthase PUS2 (COG:J;~EggNog:ENOG410PGFR;~InterPro:IPR020103,IPR020095,IPR020097,IPR041708, IPR001406;~PFAM:PF01416;~go_function: GO:0003723 - RNA binding [Evidence IEA];~go_function: GO:0009982 - pseudouridine synthase activity [Evidence IEA];~go_process: GO:0001522 - pseudouridine synthesis [Evidence IEA];~go_process: GO:0009451 - RNA modification [Evidence IEA];~go_process: GO:0031119 - tRNA pseudouridine synthesis [Evidence IEA]), which produces MDNNAGRSEGSQDADRKPKRRDMGRSEWSRSMPDKRERNERAEQIKRRKLDNGEEIVAPVYATEFSQEDIESEQRRPKKKVAVLIGYSGTGYKGMQLSTTEKTIEGELFTAFVAAGTISKANAADPKKSSFVRCARTDKGVHAAGNVVSLKMIVEDPDTVQKINEKLSSQIRVWDILVANKSFSSYQMCDSRVYEYLIPSHCFLPPHPSTYLGRRLEEYAEKEGDLEGYKARQEEVATYWDDVDKNVLRPLLESFPENIRKPVEKALHIEDEEDVQEAESAEAEQEAQNAPATEAPSTEKSAEPLSQEEVAFRKQIYEAVKTVKSAYLKARRSYRIPSARLDRIQQALDKYTGTRNFYNYTIRKTFKDPSAKRHIKSFNLNREPIIINGTEWLSLKVHGQSFMMHQIRKMVAMATMVVRCGCDPERIVESYGSSKLAIPKAPGLGLLLERPVFDVYNKRAGDLKKDPIDFSKYEKEMNEFKQREIYDRIFREEEQTHAFASFFNHIDHYAQEEFLYVTSGGVSAAKIAPAPQELEDNKDDGSKPKRKSQRDALAEVEMESEDERGGEEEG
- a CDS encoding uncharacterized protein (COG:S;~EggNog:ENOG410PZXQ), producing the protein MAAKMGSAQLGSLARLPPELRLSVYENAVSSGTAPALMRASRAIYNEIKPRIYDTIDIHVYPVLGDPFIRVSFRRLANASWYFMEESDCFRGRGGLHDIPYNSFKNTRVNIYARDQKSLGQLAYLWVKIEDFVGILWTQRTLKNTRLELNLCPYKGHVWTTPQQQNLEELRASYLRNPLPPSKTRPNPFLIVPSPRWDTDFFWIPFTRLYKRPNCQKQLSDGTAHNLKELIWSIQAFLGSAADVVQEREAEWLRSRVLTWRTLKYVQCGGPLPPSLTVPMMNAESEPECLAMYLPPVLKLLLGPKSVGKGRC
- a CDS encoding NADH:flavin oxidoreductase/NADH oxidase family protein (COG:C;~EggNog:ENOG410PN40;~InterPro:IPR001155,IPR013785;~PFAM:PF00724;~go_function: GO:0003824 - catalytic activity [Evidence IEA];~go_function: GO:0010181 - FMN binding [Evidence IEA];~go_function: GO:0016491 - oxidoreductase activity [Evidence IEA];~go_process: GO:0055114 - oxidation-reduction process [Evidence IEA]), giving the protein MASLGDSVKLPCGLTFSNRLVKAAMAEGLAGFSNIPTPQLLNVYSQWAKGNWGSVLTGNVQVDVNHLGTPFDPALSGEYTDAETNKDLVAMWKKYADAAQEQGTPTVVQVCHPGRQSMRFAGRKGMFASTIAPSPIPLDMGDSFTQRWLGWFMFPPPREMTQADIDLVTRQFVDTARLMADAGFSGIQLHGAHGYLIDQFLNPKSNIRTDAYGGSAEKRAKFVLDIIHQIRSVVPSTFCIGIKLNSADHNSSSFEDTMTQIGLLAEAGIDFLEVSGGTYEDPKMISGGAQHQKSARTIAREAFFLEFASAVRSRYPSVVLMLTGGFRTRAGAEYALSQGACDLVGIGRPAAVDPAFPRLFLDEGLSEDEAQLKLNKVTLPFWAKWIPIVAVSAGAESTYYADQIHRLAKGLRTVLPL